A section of the Triticum dicoccoides isolate Atlit2015 ecotype Zavitan chromosome 7A, WEW_v2.0, whole genome shotgun sequence genome encodes:
- the LOC119329718 gene encoding thiosulfate sulfurtransferase 18-like isoform X1 codes for MAPPPHENEMTRSESAPATAVKTVDVQTAATPAVGVTPVDVQTAATPAVGVTTVDVQTVTPPAVGVTTVDVQTAAIPAMAVTTVDVQTAARELQEQQDGMMYLDVRTEEEMGKGHIGGSLNVPYFFVTPQGTREKNPRFVEQVASLYTTEQHILVGCQSGKRSELACVDLLAAGFMNVKNVGGGYAAWLHNGLPVTVAVPTPPPTPESAAAI; via the exons ATGGCACCTCCTCCCCACGAGAACGAGATGACCAG GTCGGAGTCGGCACCGGCCACGGCGGTGAAGACGGTGGACGTGCAAACGGCGGCGACACCAGCCGTGGGGGTGACGCCGGTGGACGTGCAGACGGCGGCGACACCGGCCGTGGGGGTGACGACGGTGGACGTGCAGACGGTGACGCCACCGGCCGTGGGGGTGACGACGGTGGACGTGCAGACGGCGGCGATACCGGCCATGGCGGTGACGACGGTGGACGTGCAGACGGCGGCGAGGGAGCTTCAGGAGCAGCAGGACGGCATGATGTACCTGGACGTGAGGACGGAGGAGGAGATGGGGAAGGGCCACATCGGCGGCTCCCTCAACGTCCCCTACTTCTTCGTCACACCACAAG GGACCCGGGAGAAGAACCCACGGTTCGTGGAGCAGGTCGCCTCGCTCTACACCACAGAGCAACACATACTTGTC GGGTGCCAGAGCGGCAAGAGGTCAGAGCTGGCATGCGTTGATCTCCTAGCAGCA GGGTTCATGAATGTGAAGAACGTGGGAGGCGGCTACGCTGCTTGGCTGCACAACGGACTCCCAGTGACAGTGGCAGTCCCCACGCCGCCACCAACACCTGAATCTGCTGCAGCAATCTGA
- the LOC119329718 gene encoding senescence-associated protein DIN1-like isoform X2: MAPPPHENEMTRSESAPATAVKTVDVQTAATPAVGVTPVDVQTAATPAVGVTTVDVQTVTPPAVGVTTVDVQTAAIPAMAVTTVDVQTAARELQEQQDGMMYLDVRTEEEMGKGHIGGSLNVPYFFVTPQGTREKNPRFVEQVASLYTTEQHILVGCQSGKRSELACVDLLAAVSASKTKT; encoded by the exons ATGGCACCTCCTCCCCACGAGAACGAGATGACCAG GTCGGAGTCGGCACCGGCCACGGCGGTGAAGACGGTGGACGTGCAAACGGCGGCGACACCAGCCGTGGGGGTGACGCCGGTGGACGTGCAGACGGCGGCGACACCGGCCGTGGGGGTGACGACGGTGGACGTGCAGACGGTGACGCCACCGGCCGTGGGGGTGACGACGGTGGACGTGCAGACGGCGGCGATACCGGCCATGGCGGTGACGACGGTGGACGTGCAGACGGCGGCGAGGGAGCTTCAGGAGCAGCAGGACGGCATGATGTACCTGGACGTGAGGACGGAGGAGGAGATGGGGAAGGGCCACATCGGCGGCTCCCTCAACGTCCCCTACTTCTTCGTCACACCACAAG GGACCCGGGAGAAGAACCCACGGTTCGTGGAGCAGGTCGCCTCGCTCTACACCACAGAGCAACACATACTTGTC GGGTGCCAGAGCGGCAAGAGGTCAGAGCTGGCATGCGTTGATCTCCTAGCAGCAGTAAGTGCAAGTAAAACGAA GACGTAA